The DNA region GGATGGCGGCCACGCCGCTCAGGGTGAGCTGGGATCCGTCGCTCAGCGTGTGGCGGCGCCACTCGCCGGCGCTGCTGCGCACGTCGGCCCACAGGTGCGCGGGCGGGTGGCTGTGCAGCGCCAGCCACGAGGGCACGGCCAGCAGCGCCACCAGAGCCACGGCACCGGCGGCACGGCCCAGGGCCCGGCGCCGGCGGCTCTGGGCGCCCGGCTGCACCGCGTTCAGCGCCGCCCGGGCGGCCTGCGCATCGGCAGCGCCGGGGCCGGCGGCCTGCCGTACGCGGCCGATGAAGGCCTCCAGCCGGGCCGCGGCTTCCGCATGCTGCGGGCTTTGCGCGCGCCAGGCCGCAAAGCCGCGCTGCGCCCGGGCGCGCTCGTCCGCGTCGTCGCTGTCGAGCCCCACGATCCAGCCGGCGGCCTGCTCGGCCAGATCGGCCGGCGGTGCGTCGTCCCAGGCCCGCACCGCCGTCAGCCCTGCAGAACGCGCTGGCAATGGGCCAGCGCCTGGATGAGGTACTTCTGCACCATCTTGGTGGACACGCCCAGTTCGGCAGCCGCCACCGCGTGGGTGTGGCCTTCCAGGTAGCACAGCAGGAAGGCCTGGCGTGCCTTGGGCGCCAGCCCGTCGAGCGCGGCCTCGATCTGCAGCAGCGCCTCGACGGTCTGCGCCACCTCCTCGGCCGACGGTGCGGCGTCGAAGGTGGCCGCGGACGCGGCGGCTAATTCCTCCAGGTAGGTCTTTTCGATCAGGCGGCGGCGGGCCTCGTCGATCAGCAGCCGCTTGGCCGTGGTGACCAGGTAGGCGCGCGGCTCGCGCACGCCCAGCAGCGCGTCGCGCGAGCCGAGGATGCGCACGAAGGTGTCCTGCGCCACGTCGGCCGCATGGTGGCCGCAGCCGAGCCGGCGCCGCAGCCAGCCAAACAGCCATCCGTGATGTTCGCCATACAGCGCCTGCATTTGCAGCCGGTGCTGCTGCGCGGCCGCGTCCACCGCTGACATTGCCACCTCCAGTCCGCTCGCGGACCGCCATTGCGTTTGAGAATCCTTCTCATCTTACCGCACGTCGCCTTCGCACCCGCCGGCGCCTGTGCGGAAAGCGCGGGCCTGGGACTGGCAGGCGCTGCAGACGGCTGGTACCCGGCGGGCGGCAGAGCGGCCCCCTCTGCGGCAAGCGGTCCGCAGAAAGCGGATTCAAGGCACTTCGGCCTCCATCGCTTACCTAGCAAGCGCATGTAGCTATTAATTAAATAGCATTCACAATCGCGCTGCCGAAGGGGGATGGGCGTGGGCGGTTGCCAGGTGGCCCTCCGCGGCTACCCGCCCCGCGAGAAGGCCGAAGCCCGCGCCACCTGGTCCGCCGTGGGCCGCACGCCGGTGTACAGGGCGAACTGCTCGGCCGCCTGCAGCGCGATTACCTCCGCGCCGGTAAGGACTGGGCGGCCCTGGCGGCGGGCTTCGGCGATCAGCGGCGTCTCGGCCGGCAGGGCCACCACGTCGAACACCCAGGTCGCGCCCGCCACCTGCGCGGGCGTGAAGGCCAGCGCCTGGGCCTGGGCACCGCCCGCCATGCCGAGGGGCGTGGCGTTGACCAGCACATCGGCCGCGATGTCGCCCTGCGCATCGCCCTGCCAGGCGTAGCCGTGGGCGGCGGCCAGCGCCCGGCCGGCCACCGCGTTGCGGGCCACCACCGTGCCCTGGCGCAGGCCGGCATCGACCAGCGCGGCCAGCACCGCACGCGCCATGCCGCCGCTGCCGCGCACGGCCACCCGCAGGCCGGGCGGCACGCCGTGCTGCGCCAGCAAGGCCCGCACGGCGAGGTAGTCGGTGTTGTAGGCCACCAGGCGGCCGCCCTCGTTCACCAGCGTGTTCACCGACTGCAGCCGCGCGGCCGACGGGTCCAGCGCGTCGGCCAGCGGGATCACCGCCTCCTTGAAGGGCATGGAGATGGCACAGCCGCGCACGCCCAGGGCGCGCACGCCGGCGATCGCCGCCGACAGGTCGGTGGTGGTGAACGCCTTGTAGACGTAGTCCAGCCCCAGTTCCTCGTACAGGAAGTTGTGGAAGCGCGTGCCGATGCTGCTGGGCCGCGCGGCCAGGGACATGCACAGCTGCGTGTCCTTCGTCAGGCGCAGCGTCATGCCGCGGGCCCTGTGGCTGCCGCCGCCGCTGCCGGCGGCAGCCGCCGCTTGAGCACGCCCAGCGCCAGCCCCGTCACCACGGACCCGGCCACGATGGCGGCGGCATACAGCAGCACGTGGTTGACGGCGTTGGGAATGGCCAGCACGAAGATGCCGCCATGCGGCGCCTGCAGGCCGATGTTCCATGCCATCGACAGGCCGCCGGCCACGGCCGAGCCCAGCACGCAGGCCGGAATGACGCGCAGCGGATCGCGCGCCACGAAGGGAATGGCGCCCTCGGTGATGAAGGCCAGGCCCAGCACGGCCGACGCCTTGGACGCCTCGCGCTCCTCGGCCGTGAAGCGGCTCTTGAACAGCCAGCACGCCAGGGCGATGCCCAGCGGCGGCGTCATGCCGGCCGCCATGGCCGCGGCCATGGGGTTGGCCACGCCGCTGGCAATCAGCGTGGTGGAGAACACGTAGGCCGCCTTGTTCACCGGCCCGCCCATGTCGAAGGCCATCATGGCGCCCAGGATGATGCCCAGCAGCACGGCGCTGCCGGTCTGCAGGCCCTTGAGCCAGTCGGTCAGCGCGCCCATCACGGCGGCCATGGGCGCGCCGATCACCATCATCATCAGCACGCCGACGATGGCCGCGCCCAGCAGCGGCAGGATCAGCACGGGCTTGAGCCCGTCGAGCCCGCGCGGCAGGCGGATCCACCGGTTCAGCCAGTGCACGGAATACCCGGCGATGAACCCCGCCGCGATGGCGCCCAGAAAGCCCGCCCCCACGGTGCCGGCCAGCAGCCCGCCGATCATGCCGGGCGCAATGCCGGGCCGGTCGGCGATGGAATAGGCGATGTAGCCCGCCAGCGCCGGCAGC from Paracidovorax wautersii includes:
- a CDS encoding sigma-70 family RNA polymerase sigma factor, producing the protein MSAVDAAAQQHRLQMQALYGEHHGWLFGWLRRRLGCGHHAADVAQDTFVRILGSRDALLGVREPRAYLVTTAKRLLIDEARRRLIEKTYLEELAAASAATFDAAPSAEEVAQTVEALLQIEAALDGLAPKARQAFLLCYLEGHTHAVAAAELGVSTKMVQKYLIQALAHCQRVLQG
- a CDS encoding shikimate 5-dehydrogenase, coding for MTLRLTKDTQLCMSLAARPSSIGTRFHNFLYEELGLDYVYKAFTTTDLSAAIAGVRALGVRGCAISMPFKEAVIPLADALDPSAARLQSVNTLVNEGGRLVAYNTDYLAVRALLAQHGVPPGLRVAVRGSGGMARAVLAALVDAGLRQGTVVARNAVAGRALAAAHGYAWQGDAQGDIAADVLVNATPLGMAGGAQAQALAFTPAQVAGATWVFDVVALPAETPLIAEARRQGRPVLTGAEVIALQAAEQFALYTGVRPTADQVARASAFSRGG